GATAGACCAGGAGGATATACCAGAATTATAAAAATGTATCCTCGTAGAGGAGATGCATCTGATAGAGCCCTAATAGAATTAGTTGAATAAATTTAGTGGCATAATGAAGTGGGTGTAAAAATGAGCCTGATCGAAATTAAAGATGTAGATTTTTTATATAGAGAGCAGGAAGATAAAGCTCTATCAGGTGTGAACTTATCAATTGAAAAAGGTGAATTTATCTCAATTATTGGTTCCAATGGTTCTGGGAAATCAACATTAGCTAAATTGCTTAATGTCTTATTAGTTCCAACTGAAGGTCAGGTGTTCGTAGATGGATTTAATTCATCTGATCCAGAAAATGTCTGGAAGATAAGACAAAAAGTTGGTATGGTTTTTCAAAATCCAGATAATCAGTTGGTTGCAACAACTGTTGAAGATGATGTTGCTTTTGGGCCAGAAAACCTGGCTTTACCCTCAGACCAGATAAGGGAACGAGTGGATAAATCCCTTGAAATGGTTGGTATGGGTGGTTATCAAAGCCATCCTCCCCATGAACTTTCAGGTGGACAAAAGCAACGAATAGCAATTGCTGGAATAATAGCAATGCTACCTGATTGTATAGTTCTTGATGAGCCAACAGCTATGCTTGATCCCATGGGACGCAAAGAGGTTTTAAAAACAATTAAATATCTTAATGAAGAAGAA
Above is a window of Halonatronomonas betaini DNA encoding:
- a CDS encoding energy-coupling factor transporter ATPase, translating into MSLIEIKDVDFLYREQEDKALSGVNLSIEKGEFISIIGSNGSGKSTLAKLLNVLLVPTEGQVFVDGFNSSDPENVWKIRQKVGMVFQNPDNQLVATTVEDDVAFGPENLALPSDQIRERVDKSLEMVGMGGYQSHPPHELSGGQKQRIAIAGIIAMLPDCIVLDEPTAMLDPMGRKEVLKTIKYLNEEEGITVILITHFMEETIFSDRIVVMNGGEIKDIDKPSKIFQNIDLIKSAGLDVPVAVQLANELRSSGLQIPEVMDIEELVTALC